In Drosophila simulans strain w501 chromosome 3R, Prin_Dsim_3.1, whole genome shotgun sequence, a single window of DNA contains:
- the LOC6726807 gene encoding odorant receptor coreceptor, whose protein sequence is MTTSMQPSKYTGLVADLMPNIRAMKYSGLFMHNFTGGSAFMKKVYSSVHLVFLLMQFTFILVNMALNAEEVNELSGNTITTLFFTHCITKFIYLAVNQKNFYRTLNIWNQVNTHPLFAESDARYHSIALAKMRKLFFLVMLTTVASATAWTTITFFGDSVKMVVDHEMNSSIPVEIPRLPIKSFYPWNASHGMFYMISFAFQIYYVLFSMIHSNLCDVMFCSWLIFACEQLQHLKGIMKPLMELSASLDTYRPNSAALFRSLSANSKSELIHNEEKDPATDMDMSGIYSSKADWGAQFRAPSTLQSFGGNGGGGNGMVNGANPNGLTKKQEMMVRSAIKYWVERHKHVVRLVAAIGDTYGAALLLHMLTSTIKLTLLAYQATKINGVNVYAFTVVGYLGYALAQVFHFCIFGNRLIEESSSVMEAAYSCHWYDGSEEAKTFVQIVCQQCQKAMSISGAKFFTVSLDLFASVLGAVVTYFMVLVQLK, encoded by the exons ATGACAACCTCGATGCAGCCGAGCAAGTACACGGGCCTGGTCGCCGACCTGATGCCCAACATCCGGGCGATGAAGTACTCCGGCCTGTTCATGCACAACTTCACGGGCGGCAGTGCCTTCATGAAGAAGGTGTACTCCTCCGTGCACCTGGTGTTCCTCCTCATGCAGTTCACCTTCATCCTGGTGAACATGGCCCTGAACGCCGAGGAGGTCAACGAGCTGTCGGGCAACACGATCACGACCCTCTTCTTCACCCACTGCATCACGAAGTTCATCTACCTGGCTGTCAACCAGAAGAATTTCTACAG AACCTTGAATATATGGAACCAGGTGAACACGCATCCCTTGTTCGCCGAGTCGGATGCGCGGTACCATTCGATCGCACTGGCAAAGATGAGGAAGCTGTTCTTTCTGGTGATGCTGACCACAGTCGCCTCGGCCACCGCCTGGACCACGATCACCTTCTTCGGCGACAGCGTGAAGATGGTGGTGGACCATGAGATGAACTCCAGCATCCCTGTGGAGATACCCCGGCTGCCGATCAAGTCCTTCTACCCGTGGAACGCCAGCCACGGCATGTTCTACATGATCAGCTTCGCCTTTCAGATCTACTACGTGCTCTTCTCGATGATCCACTCCAATCTCTGCGACGTGATGTTCTGCTCCTGGCTGATCTTCGCCTgcgagcagctgcagcacttgAAGGGCATCATGAAGCCGCTGATGGAGCTGTCCGCCTCGCTGGACACCTACAGACCCAACTCGGCGGCCCTCTTCAGGTCCCTGTCGGCCAACTCCAAGTCGGAGTTAATTCACAATGAAG AAAAGGATCCCGCCACCGACATGGACATGTCGGGCATCTACAGCTCGAAAGCGGATTGGGGCGCCCAGTTTCGAGCACCCTCCACGCTGCAGTCCTTCGGCGGTAACGGGGGCGGAGGCAATGGGATGGTGAACGGCGCTAATCCCAACGGGCTGACCAAAAAGCAGGAGATGATGGTGCGCAGTGCCATCAAGTACTGGGTCGAGCGGCACAAGCACGTGGTGCG ACTGGTGGCTGCCATCGGCGATACTTACGGAGCCGCCCTCCTGCTCCACATGCTGACCTCGACCATCAAGCTGACCCTGCTGGCGTACCAGGCCACCAAAATCAACGGAGTGAATGTCTACGCCTTCACAGTCGTCGGATACCTGGGATACGCACTGGCCCAGGTGTTCCACTTTTGCATCTTTGGCAATCGCCTGATTGAAGAG AGTTCATCCGTCATGGAGGCGGCCTACTCATGCCACTGGTACGATGGCTCCGAGGAGGCCAAGACCTTTGTCCAGATCGTGTGCCAGCAGTGCCAGAAGGCGATGAGCATATCGGGAGCGAAGTTCTTCACCGTCTCCCTGGATTTGTTTGCCTCG GTTCTCGGTGCCGTCGTCACCTACTTCATGGTGCTGGTGCAGCTCAAGTAA
- the LOC27207681 gene encoding casein kinase I: MAEREKGRAKDDRRWQGRSDVYQSKPQIRKERRHPPQPNHPHEKDHRQDRRFSEEKQSLPEIIVAGKYRLLKRIGNGSFGELFQAEGLKYHEKVAIKLESSTVKHPLLPREARIYGILQGGLGIPHVKHYATEGAYNVMVMDLLGPTLEDLLNLCSRSFSMKTTLMLAEQILARVELLHRRCFIHRDIKPDNFLMGLNRHQTQVYMIDFGLAKKFYSLRTQKHIGYTENRDLVGTARYASVRAHYAEQSRRDDLESVGYLLLYFQRGRLPWQGIRAHTQAQKYEKIAEYKANIPLQQLCSGLPVEFFMYLKYCRKLHFAEKPDYVYLQQLFKVLFRNQFKVYDFLFDWVVLKRESLEQQSQQKGRERDRGGKRNGVVQKERQRHKDKGRDCDTQRCRIRNGGDLFEIGENESTTAVDPNEDKPRNKNGKACSCSYHLQKHLQDRDTRAPLMTERRILSREQEQELELDLRGSPQMHCL; this comes from the coding sequence ATGGCGGAACGGGAAAAGGGACGTGCCAAAGACGACAGACGTTGGCAAGGCCGTTCCGATGTTTACCAATCCAAGCCGCAGATCCGCAAGGAGCGCCGCCATCCGCCACAGCCAAATCATCCTCATGAGAAGGACCACCGACAAGATCGTCGGTTCTCAGAGGAGAAGCAATCCCTACCAGAAATTATAGTGGCGGGAAAGTACCGCTTGCTGAAGCGTATTGGAAACGGATCCTTCGGCGAACTTTTCCAGGCCGAGGGGCTCAAGTACCACGAGAAGGTGGCCATAAAGCTGGAGAGCTCCACGGTCAAGCACCCATTGCTGCCCCGCGAGGCCAGGATCTATGGCATCCTGCAGGGCGGACTGGGCATCCCGCATGTCAAGCACTATGCCACCGAGGGGGCGTACAATGTCATGGTGATGGACCTCCTGGGGCCCACGCTGGAAGATCTGCTCAACCTCTGCTCACGCTCCTTCAGCATGAAGACCACCCTGATGCTGGCCGAACAGATCCTGGCCCGCGTGGAGCTGCTTCACCGGAGATGCTTCATCCACCGGGACATCAAGCCGGACAACTTCCTGATGGGCCTGAACCGCCACCAGACTCAGGTGTACATGATTGACTTCGGACTGGCCAAGAAGTTCTACAGCCTGCGCACCCAGAAGCACATCGGCTACACGGAGAACCGGGACCTGGTAGGCACGGCCCGGTACGCCAGTGTGCGGGCCCATTACGCGGAGCAGAGTCGTCGGGATGACCTGGAGTCCGTGGGCTACCTGCTGCTCTACTTCCAGCGGGGTCGTCTTCCCTGGCAGGGAATCCGTGCTCACACGCAGGCCCAGAAGTACGAGAAGATAGCTGAGTACAAGGCCAACATCCCACTCCAGCAACTCTGCTCCGGCTTGCCTGTCGAGTTCTTCATGTACCTGAAGTACTGCCGCAAGCTGCACTTCGCCGAGAAGCCGGACTACGTGTATCTGCAGCAGCTGTTCAAGGTGCTCTTCCGGAACCAGTTCAAGGTGTACGACTTCCTCTTCGATTGGGTCGTTTTGAAGCGAGAGTCGCTGGAGCAACAATCGCAGCAAAAGGGTAGGGAAAGGGACAGGGGTGGGAAGAGGAACGGGGTGGTGCAGAAGGAGAGGCAGCGACACAAGGATAAGGGTAGGGATTGTGATACGCAGAGGTGTCGCATAAGGAATGGGGGAGATTTGTTCGAGATCGGGGAAAATGAAAGTACCACTGCCGTAGACCCAAACGAAGATAAGCCGCGGAACAAGAATGGCAAGGCCTGCTCCTGCAGCTACCACCTCCAGAAGCACCTTCAGGATCGGGATACGAGGGCGCCTCTGATGACCGAGCGGAGGATCCTTTCgagggagcaggagcaggagctggagctggatcTGCGGGGGTCCCCCCAGATGCACTGTCTTTGA